AGACGGCACCGAACTCGCCCATGGCGCGGGCATTGCAGAGCAGTACCCCGTATAGCAGGCCCCATTTGATGTTCGGTAGTGTCACGTGCCAGAAAGTCTGCCAGCCGGTCGCCCCCAAGGAGAGCGCCGCTTCTTCATCACTCGTGCCCTGCTCTTGCATCAGCGGGATCAGTTCGCGGGCGACGAAGGGAAAGGTCACGAAGACCGTGGCGAGCACAAGGCCCGGGACGGCAAAGAGAATCTGGATGCCGTAGCTCTGGAGGATGGGGCCGAGCGCGCTGTTGGCACCGAAGAGCAGCACGAAGACGAGGCCCGAAATGACCGGCGATACGGAAAAGGGCAGGTCGATCAGCGTCGTCAGGAACGCCTTGCCCTTGAACTCGAACTTGGCGATCGCCCAGGCGGCCGCCACGCCGAAGGCGAGGTTGAGCGGCACCGCGATCCCCGCGACCGTGAGCGTCAGCAGGATGGCCGAAAAGGTTTCGGGGTCCCGGAGAGCTGCCAGGAATTCTGCCGGTCCTTTGCGGAAGGCCTCGATGAAGACGGTGGCGAGCGGCAGGAGAAGGAAGAGCACGACGAAGCCGAGTGCGATGGCGATCAACATCGCGCGGGCAAGTCGCGTCTCCGACGTTGCCGCCTCGATTGCCCTGGATGGCGCCGTGATCGACGCGGTGACGGCGTCATGAGCCATAGCCGTACCTCCCTCTGCTCCAAGCCTGGATCATGTTGATGACCAGCAGCATGAAGAAGGACAGAAGCAGCATCACCGACGCGATCGCTGTCGCTGCCGCGTAGTTGAACTCCTCGAGGCGGATGATGATCAACAGCGGCGCAATCTCCGAAACATAGGGCAGATTGCCGGCGATGAAGATTACCGAACCGTATTCACCGACGCCGCGGGCGAAGGCGAGAGCGAATCCGGTGAGACCGGCCGGCAGCAAGCCAGGCAACAGGACCCGGCTGATCGTCTGGAAGCGGTTGGCGCCGAGGGTCGCCGCAGCTTCCTCGACCTCCTTGTCGATCTCCTCCATGATCGGCTGGACTGTGCGGACCACGAAGGGCAGACCGACGAAGATGAGCGCCACGACGATGCCGGCCGGTGTGAACGCGATCTTGATGCCGAGCGGTTCGAGCAGCGACCCGATCCAGCCGTTCGGCGCATAGAGTGCTGTCAGCGCAATGCCGGCCACGGCTGTTGGCAGCGCGAAGGGTAGATCGACCATGGCGTCGATCACACGCTTGCCCGGAAAGCGATAGCGCACGAGCACCCAGGCGAGGATGACGCCGAAGAAGAGATTGACGACGGCCGCAATGAAGGCCGTGCCGAAGCTGATCGTAAGCGCGTTGACTGTGCGCGGGTCGAGCGTCAGCTCGATGAACTTCGACCATCCGAGGCCGCTTGAGCGCCAGATCAGGCCGGATATGGGGATGAGTACGATGAGGGTCAGCCAAGCCAGTGTGACGCCGAGCGCCAATCCGAAACCCGGAATGACACTCGGCTGCCGAAACCGCCATCGCGTGCTGCTGCGAGAGGCCATGAAGTACTATTGTCCCGGCTTGTAGATCTGATCGAAAACTCCGCCGTCGGCGAAGAACTTCGGCTGAGATTCCTTCCAGCCGCCGAATTCGTCAATAGTGACGAGTTTCACCTCGGCGAAGCGGGCGATGTCCGCGGGGTCGGCAGCCTCCGGCTTGAAGGGGCGATAGTAATGTTTGGCGGCGATCTTCTGCCCGACATCGCTGTAGAGATAGTTGAGATAGGCTTCCGCCACCTTGCGCGTGCCCTTGCTGTCGACATTGCCGTCGACAAGTGCCACGGGCGGCTCCGCCTTGATCGAAATCGACGGGGTGACGATCTCGAAATTGTCGGGCCCGAGCTCTTCCAGCGAAAGGTAGGCCTCGTTTTCCCAGGCGAGAAGCACGTCGCCGAGGCCGCGCTGGACGAAGGTCGTCGTTGCGCCACGGGCCCCGGTGTCGAGGACCGGAACATGCTTGAAGAGCTGCGCGACGTATTCCTGTGCCTTGGCATCGTCGCCGTTGTTGGCGACGCGGGCCCAGGCCCAGGCGGCGAGGAAGTTCCAACGGGCGCCGCCGGAGGTCTTCGGGTTCGGCGTGATCACCTGGATGCCGTCTTTGGTGAGGTCACCCCAATCCTTAATGCCTTTCGGGTTGCCCTTGCGGACGAGGAAGACGATCGTCGATGTGTAGGGAGAGCTGTTGTTTTCCAGCCGCCCTTTCCAGTCGGCGGGGATCTTGCCGGTTGCGGTGGCGATCGCGTCGATGTCGGCTTCGAGAGCCAAAGTGACCACGTCCGCTTCCAGCCCGTCGATCACCGACCGCGCCTGCTTGCCGGAGCCGCCATGCGACGTCTGGATCGTCACCGTTTCGCCGGTATCGGCCTTCCACTTTTCGGTGAAGGCAGCGTTGAAATCCTTGTACAGTTCCCGTGTCGGATCGTAGGAAACATTGAGGATTGTCGCATCCGCATGAGCGGGGCCGACTGAACCAAGCTGTAGGCTTCCGACCACGAGGGCTAATTTAATTATTCCGGCAAGTGTTCTCGAGCTCATCTCGACCTCCATCCTTTGCCAGATAAAACTATCAATTTAATCAACTACCACAACGCAAACTTATGACGCGCCGGGCGGAATTCGTGAAATCTCATTTCGTTCTTTAGCTATTTGCCGGAATGCCTTGCCCGCTCAGGTCCCCGCGGCATCCGCATTCCGCCTGCAAGATAGCACGGGATCTTAGCGACGCACTAAAATTATGCGTCGCTCGATAGCAGCCGCTGCGCAAAGAAGCGGCCCGGCTTGCCCGCGTTGGATGCCGAGGGGACGTCCAGCCAACAGAATTAAAGGACGCAGCCGCGGGCGGGGATGGGCCATTGCCCTTTCGGCTTTCCGCCCTCGAGGATGTGCACGGCGTCAACCATGTTGGTAACGACGCAGGCGTGGTTCGGAACGATGCGGACCTGCTCGCCGACCTTGAGGCCGATCGGCCCGTCCGACACGAGGCGGCCGTGCTCCTCCGAGAGCTGGTCGATCCGGATGTCGTCGCGGCCGAGGACATGGCCAAAGCCGCTGAGCCCGAGGAGGTCCGAAGTCAGGACCTTGCTGCCGGCGTCGATGATCGCCCTGTTTTCCGCCGGGGCGGAGACGACGGTCGCAAGCACGGTTAGCGCGCAGTCTTCCCAAGTGGCCACGCCGCGGACGACGAGTGAGCGGTCGTTATAGATATAGGTTCCCGGCCGATATTCCGTGGTGATGGGCGCTTCCGCCGCTTCCATCATGCCCGGAGTACCGCCGGAGGTAATGGTCGGCACTTTGAGCCCATCCGCCTCGATCAGCCGCTTCGCCTCGCTCATGAAGGATTGTACCCGGGCCGCGCCGTCGGCCGGCGGATAGGTCATCAAACCGCCGAAGCGCAAACCGGGAGCATCGCCGATCCGGCGGGCAAGCATGGCGGCTTCCGTGGGCGTCGCGACGCCGCAACGGTCGGCGCCCGTATTGCATTCGACGAGCACGGCCAGCGGCTTGCCGGCATGGGCGAAGTGAACGGACAAACCGTCGATGACCGTTTGATTGTCCGCCACCACGCTGAGGGTGACCCGTTCGTTCAACCTTTCGAGACGCGCGAGCTTTTCTTTCCCGAGGATATTGTAGGTGATCAGCACGTCCTTGATCCGGGCGCTGCCGTCGACCATCGCCTCCGCTTCGGTCACCTTTTGACAGGTGATGCCGATCGCTCCGGCGTCGAGCTGCAGTTCGGCCATCTGCGGCAGCTTGTGCGTCTTTATGTGCGGGCGCACGCCGATGCCGTTCCGATCGGCATAGTCCTGAAACCTGCGGATGTTGCGCCGCGCGATGTCGATATCGACCAAGACGGCGGGGGTTTCGATCGGCAGGGTCATGCGGCCTCAATCCTCCTCGGCAGGCGAAGATGGCGATTCTCGCCGATCCCGCTTGACAAGTTATGCACCGAGGCCTTTCATAGGTCAATCCAGTATTCGGGACTAATGTCCAATATATTGGACTTATAACTTACCGGGAACAAAAAAGGGGAGATCTCCGATGATCAAGACATTCGCTATCGCCGCGAGCCTTG
The Ensifer sp. WSM1721 genome window above contains:
- a CDS encoding D-TA family PLP-dependent enzyme, which translates into the protein MTLPIETPAVLVDIDIARRNIRRFQDYADRNGIGVRPHIKTHKLPQMAELQLDAGAIGITCQKVTEAEAMVDGSARIKDVLITYNILGKEKLARLERLNERVTLSVVADNQTVIDGLSVHFAHAGKPLAVLVECNTGADRCGVATPTEAAMLARRIGDAPGLRFGGLMTYPPADGAARVQSFMSEAKRLIEADGLKVPTITSGGTPGMMEAAEAPITTEYRPGTYIYNDRSLVVRGVATWEDCALTVLATVVSAPAENRAIIDAGSKVLTSDLLGLSGFGHVLGRDDIRIDQLSEEHGRLVSDGPIGLKVGEQVRIVPNHACVVTNMVDAVHILEGGKPKGQWPIPARGCVL
- the cysW gene encoding sulfate ABC transporter permease subunit CysW, whose product is MAHDAVTASITAPSRAIEAATSETRLARAMLIAIALGFVVLFLLLPLATVFIEAFRKGPAEFLAALRDPETFSAILLTLTVAGIAVPLNLAFGVAAAWAIAKFEFKGKAFLTTLIDLPFSVSPVISGLVFVLLFGANSALGPILQSYGIQILFAVPGLVLATVFVTFPFVARELIPLMQEQGTSDEEAALSLGATGWQTFWHVTLPNIKWGLLYGVLLCNARAMGEFGAVSVVSGHIRGQTNTMPLQVEILYNEYNFVAAFAVAALLALLALVTLVLKTGLELRYSDEIAASRRH
- a CDS encoding sulfate ABC transporter substrate-binding protein encodes the protein MSSRTLAGIIKLALVVGSLQLGSVGPAHADATILNVSYDPTRELYKDFNAAFTEKWKADTGETVTIQTSHGGSGKQARSVIDGLEADVVTLALEADIDAIATATGKIPADWKGRLENNSSPYTSTIVFLVRKGNPKGIKDWGDLTKDGIQVITPNPKTSGGARWNFLAAWAWARVANNGDDAKAQEYVAQLFKHVPVLDTGARGATTTFVQRGLGDVLLAWENEAYLSLEELGPDNFEIVTPSISIKAEPPVALVDGNVDSKGTRKVAEAYLNYLYSDVGQKIAAKHYYRPFKPEAADPADIARFAEVKLVTIDEFGGWKESQPKFFADGGVFDQIYKPGQ
- the cysT gene encoding sulfate ABC transporter permease subunit CysT; the protein is MASRSSTRWRFRQPSVIPGFGLALGVTLAWLTLIVLIPISGLIWRSSGLGWSKFIELTLDPRTVNALTISFGTAFIAAVVNLFFGVILAWVLVRYRFPGKRVIDAMVDLPFALPTAVAGIALTALYAPNGWIGSLLEPLGIKIAFTPAGIVVALIFVGLPFVVRTVQPIMEEIDKEVEEAAATLGANRFQTISRVLLPGLLPAGLTGFALAFARGVGEYGSVIFIAGNLPYVSEIAPLLIIIRLEEFNYAAATAIASVMLLLSFFMLLVINMIQAWSRGRYGYGS